A stretch of the Dioscorea cayenensis subsp. rotundata cultivar TDr96_F1 chromosome 4, TDr96_F1_v2_PseudoChromosome.rev07_lg8_w22 25.fasta, whole genome shotgun sequence genome encodes the following:
- the LOC120258287 gene encoding protein VTE6, chloroplastic isoform X1: MAISSILRLSALPKVPPSLPLLNPLSSSVAPRSRAPRMLPRALSSHNLMAIQASVLDLLRTSPPTWSSAIASNALIFLLGSPLLVSGLSFPGIGASFLLGTLTWRAFGPPGFLLVAAYFIIGTVATKVKISQKEAMGVAEKRRGRRGPGSVIGSSAAGCVCALLSVYGVGGVAYAQLWKLGFVASFCTKLSDTVSSEIGKAYGKTTYLVTNFKVVPRGTEGAVSAEGTVAGLLAAVLLASIGYFMGEVDVPQAAICVVASQIANFGESMIGALLQGKDGFSWLNNDAVNVINISIGSILAIVMQQLIIGGWLQ, from the exons ATGGCGATCTCCTCCATCCTCCGTCTCTCCGCCCTCCCCAAGGTTCCCCCTTCTCTTCCCCTTCTCAATCCCCTCTCCTCATCCGTTGCTCCTCGATCTAGGGCTCCTCGGATGCTTCCCAGAGCCCTCTCATCCCATAATCTCATGGCGATCCAAGCCTCCGTCCTCGATCTCCTCCGCACCTCTCCACCGACCTGGTCGTCAGCCATTGCCAGTAACGCCCTCATTTTCTTGCTCGGATCTCCGCTCCTCGTCTCCGGCCTCTCCTTCCCCGGCATCGGCGCTTCCTTCTTGCTTGGCACCTTGACTTGGAGGGCTTTCGGCCCTCCTGGCTTCCTCCTCGTCGCTGCCTACTTCATCATC GGCACGGTGGCGACGAAGGTGAAGATTTCTCAGAAGGAAGCGATGGGAGTGGCGGAAAAGAGGAGAGGAAGAAGGGGACCGGGAAGTGTTATAGGTTCTAGTGCTGCTGGTTGTGTTTGTGCTCTTCTTTCGGTGTATGGTGTTGGAGGAGTCGCTTATGCGCAGCTTTGGAAACTTGGCTTTGTTGCTAGCTTTTGTACGAAGTTAAGCGATACTGTTTCGAGTGAGATCGGCAAGGCGTATGGGAAGACGAC GTATCTTGTGACAAACTTTAAGGTAGTCCCCAGGGGCACAGAAGGTGCAGTTAGTGCTGAAGGGACCGTTGCTGGACTATTAGCTGCGGTTCTTCTTGCAAGTATTGGTTATTTCATGGGAGAG GTAGATGTACCACAAGCTGCTATTTGTGTTGTGGCATCCCAGATTGCTAATTTTGGTGAAAGTATGATTGGTGCGTTACTGCAAGGAAAGGATGGTTTTAGCTGG cTGAACAATGATGCCGTCAATGTGATAAACATCTCAATCGGCAGCATATTAGCCATTGTGATGCAGCAGCTCATAATTGGGGGTTGGCTTCAGTAA
- the LOC120258287 gene encoding protein VTE6, chloroplastic isoform X2: MAISSILRLSALPKVPPSLPLLNPLSSSVAPRSRAPRMLPRALSSHNLMAIQASVLDLLRTSPPTWSSAIASNALIFLLGSPLLVSGLSFPGIGASFLLGTLTWRAFGPPGFLLVAAYFIIGTVATKVKISQKEAMGVAEKRRGRRGPGSVIGSSAAGCVCALLSVYGVGGVAYAQLWKLGFVASFCTKLSDTVSSEIGKAYGKTTYLVTNFKVVPRGTEGAVSAEGTVAGLLAAVLLASIGYFMGEVMQ, encoded by the exons ATGGCGATCTCCTCCATCCTCCGTCTCTCCGCCCTCCCCAAGGTTCCCCCTTCTCTTCCCCTTCTCAATCCCCTCTCCTCATCCGTTGCTCCTCGATCTAGGGCTCCTCGGATGCTTCCCAGAGCCCTCTCATCCCATAATCTCATGGCGATCCAAGCCTCCGTCCTCGATCTCCTCCGCACCTCTCCACCGACCTGGTCGTCAGCCATTGCCAGTAACGCCCTCATTTTCTTGCTCGGATCTCCGCTCCTCGTCTCCGGCCTCTCCTTCCCCGGCATCGGCGCTTCCTTCTTGCTTGGCACCTTGACTTGGAGGGCTTTCGGCCCTCCTGGCTTCCTCCTCGTCGCTGCCTACTTCATCATC GGCACGGTGGCGACGAAGGTGAAGATTTCTCAGAAGGAAGCGATGGGAGTGGCGGAAAAGAGGAGAGGAAGAAGGGGACCGGGAAGTGTTATAGGTTCTAGTGCTGCTGGTTGTGTTTGTGCTCTTCTTTCGGTGTATGGTGTTGGAGGAGTCGCTTATGCGCAGCTTTGGAAACTTGGCTTTGTTGCTAGCTTTTGTACGAAGTTAAGCGATACTGTTTCGAGTGAGATCGGCAAGGCGTATGGGAAGACGAC GTATCTTGTGACAAACTTTAAGGTAGTCCCCAGGGGCACAGAAGGTGCAGTTAGTGCTGAAGGGACCGTTGCTGGACTATTAGCTGCGGTTCTTCTTGCAAGTATTGGTTATTTCATGGGAGAG GTGATGCAGTAG